Proteins co-encoded in one Lysobacter solisilvae genomic window:
- a CDS encoding trans-sulfuration enzyme family protein → MSDEKMGAKPGLGTLAIHGGQSPDPSTGAVMTPIYATSTYAQSSPGEHQGFEYSRSHNPTRFAYERCVAALEGGTQGYAFASGLAATSTVLEMLDSGSHVIAMDDVYGGTYRLFERVRRRSAGLDFSWVDLSDEAAFEAAIRPNTKLVWIETPTNPLLKLVDIEKIAQIARRHGLIVAVDNTFSSPILQRPLELGAHLVMHSATKYLNGHSDMVGGMVVVGEDAHIAEQMTFLQNAIGGVQGPFDSFLALRGLKTLHLRMKAHCENALALAQWLEKHPSIEKVIYPGLASHPQYQLAQRQMSGGGGMISIFVKGGLEGARRMMERCHLFTIAESLGGVESLVNHPAIMTHASIPAERRAQLGVTDNLVRLSVGVEALDDLQAELAEALA, encoded by the coding sequence ATGAGCGACGAAAAGATGGGCGCGAAGCCCGGACTGGGCACCCTGGCCATCCACGGCGGGCAGTCGCCCGATCCCAGCACCGGCGCGGTGATGACCCCCATCTACGCGACCTCGACCTACGCCCAGTCCAGCCCGGGCGAGCACCAGGGCTTCGAGTATTCGCGCAGCCACAACCCGACCCGGTTCGCCTACGAGCGCTGCGTCGCCGCGCTGGAAGGCGGCACGCAGGGCTACGCGTTCGCCTCCGGCCTGGCGGCCACCTCCACCGTGCTGGAGATGCTGGACAGCGGCAGCCACGTCATCGCGATGGACGACGTGTACGGCGGCACCTACCGCTTGTTCGAGCGCGTGCGCCGGCGTTCGGCGGGGCTGGACTTCAGCTGGGTCGACCTGAGCGACGAGGCCGCCTTCGAGGCCGCCATCCGGCCGAACACGAAGCTCGTCTGGATCGAAACCCCGACCAACCCGCTGCTCAAGCTGGTGGACATCGAAAAGATCGCGCAGATCGCCCGCAGGCATGGCCTGATCGTCGCGGTCGACAACACCTTCAGCTCGCCGATCCTGCAGCGCCCGCTGGAACTGGGTGCACACCTGGTGATGCACTCGGCGACCAAGTACCTCAACGGCCACTCCGACATGGTGGGCGGCATGGTGGTGGTGGGCGAGGACGCGCACATCGCCGAACAGATGACCTTCCTGCAGAACGCGATCGGCGGCGTGCAGGGCCCGTTCGACAGCTTCCTGGCCCTGCGCGGCCTGAAGACGCTGCACCTGCGCATGAAGGCGCACTGCGAGAACGCGCTGGCGCTGGCGCAGTGGCTGGAAAAGCACCCCTCGATCGAGAAGGTCATCTACCCCGGCCTCGCCTCGCATCCGCAGTACCAGCTCGCCCAGCGGCAGATGAGCGGCGGCGGCGGCATGATCAGCATCTTCGTCAAGGGCGGCCTGGAAGGCGCACGCCGGATGATGGAGCGCTGCCACCTGTTCACCATCGCCGAATCGCTCGGCGGCGTGGAGAGCCTGGTGAACCACCCCGCGATCATGACCCACGCCTCGATCCCGGCCGAGCGCCGCGCGCAGCTGGGCGTCACCGACAACCTGGTGCGCCTGAGCGTGGGCGTGGAAGCCCTGGACGACCTGCAGGCGGAACTGGCCGAGGCGCTGGCTTGA
- a CDS encoding ABC transporter ATP-binding protein: MNIDSKSSASGDIESTTPASGVVHSRSGVGSTGPVSIKVERLALSVPIYLQRERKARGWAGMFLGAALDPPRRELVKLLDNVTFHAHEGDRVAILGRNGAGKSTLLRVLNGVYAPTSGTVQVRGSCQALLNMSLGFNGEATVRENIFLRGTAMGMKGVDLRDHIDPILEFSGLREKSNHRLRTLSAGQKMRLGFAISTSFQHDVILMDEWVGAGDADFMTKATERMQSRVNGSKIVMLASHSAQLLREVCNKGIVLERGRLVYGGDIVSALKYYHELLAGLRVAPEETPVELGEVSGNAYGFVDEIRVEDGAVHVRGWSVSAIGEPLTGLVMLVAGARHPVAAVERYRRPDVVDHMGLTDDECGFRARFDLPLVRSLADLGPDVQLMVGENVHQAYDPLRLADDVIAALQTAG, from the coding sequence ATGAACATCGATTCCAAGAGCTCCGCGTCCGGCGACATCGAGTCCACGACCCCCGCGTCGGGCGTCGTCCATTCCAGGAGCGGCGTCGGGTCCACCGGCCCGGTCTCGATCAAGGTCGAGCGGCTGGCGCTGTCGGTGCCCATCTACCTGCAGCGCGAGCGCAAGGCCCGTGGTTGGGCCGGCATGTTCCTGGGAGCGGCCCTCGACCCGCCCCGCCGCGAACTGGTGAAGCTGCTCGACAACGTCACCTTCCACGCCCACGAGGGCGACCGCGTCGCCATCCTGGGGCGCAACGGCGCCGGCAAGTCCACCCTGCTGCGCGTGCTCAACGGCGTCTACGCCCCCACCAGCGGCACGGTGCAGGTGCGCGGCAGCTGCCAGGCCCTGCTGAACATGTCGCTGGGGTTCAACGGCGAGGCGACGGTGCGCGAGAACATCTTCCTGCGCGGCACCGCGATGGGGATGAAGGGGGTCGACCTGCGCGACCACATCGACCCGATCCTGGAGTTCTCCGGCCTGCGCGAGAAGTCCAACCACCGCCTGCGCACGCTCTCCGCCGGCCAGAAGATGCGCCTGGGTTTCGCCATTTCCACCTCGTTCCAGCACGACGTGATCCTGATGGACGAATGGGTCGGCGCGGGCGACGCGGACTTCATGACCAAGGCCACCGAGCGCATGCAGAGCCGGGTGAACGGCAGCAAGATCGTGATGCTGGCCAGCCACAGCGCGCAGCTGCTGCGCGAGGTCTGCAACAAGGGCATCGTGCTCGAGCGCGGGCGGCTGGTGTACGGCGGCGACATCGTGTCGGCGCTGAAGTACTACCACGAGCTGCTGGCCGGACTGCGCGTGGCGCCGGAGGAGACGCCGGTCGAACTGGGCGAGGTCTCGGGCAACGCCTACGGGTTCGTCGACGAGATCCGGGTCGAGGACGGCGCCGTCCACGTGCGGGGCTGGAGCGTGAGCGCCATCGGCGAGCCGCTGACCGGCCTGGTGATGCTGGTCGCCGGCGCGCGCCACCCGGTCGCCGCGGTGGAACGTTACCGCCGGCCGGACGTGGTCGACCACATGGGCCTGACCGACGACGAGTGCGGGTTCCGGGCCCGCTTCGACCTGCCGCTGGTGCGCAGCCTGGCCGACCTCGGGCCGGACGTGCAGCTGATGGTGGGCGAGAACGTCCACCAGGCCTACGATCCCCTGCGGCTGGCCGACGATGTCATCGCCGCTTTACAGACCGCAGGCTAG
- a CDS encoding ABC transporter permease, translating to MRSLLADLVGSLRNPEFWALSTWLDIVVRYRQSRLGVAWLLAPPAIYVWGLGAFFATMQGAQLNRFAAHVGLGYAMFRTINSVIVESTVAFAASSAFILDGHLRLTDFALRVVAKALFYFCMALPIIGIALAIFPDLHWDGMAMALLWFPVIVLNAMWIAVVFGMIGARFPDLSQFINNIFIFAFLFTPIIWYADSMPAGSLRGAVMRLNPLFHMVEVVRAPILGEMIEPFTYYYLIAMTVAGWAVAALLYRRYARFVPLWI from the coding sequence GTGAGATCGCTGCTGGCCGACCTGGTGGGCAGCCTGCGCAACCCGGAATTCTGGGCGCTGTCGACCTGGCTCGACATCGTCGTGCGCTACCGCCAGTCGCGCCTGGGCGTGGCCTGGCTGCTGGCGCCGCCGGCCATCTACGTCTGGGGCCTGGGCGCGTTCTTCGCCACCATGCAGGGCGCGCAGCTGAACCGTTTCGCCGCGCACGTGGGCCTGGGCTACGCGATGTTCCGCACCATCAACAGCGTCATCGTCGAATCGACGGTGGCCTTCGCCGCGTCCAGTGCGTTCATCCTGGACGGCCACCTGCGGCTGACCGACTTCGCCCTGCGCGTGGTGGCCAAGGCGCTGTTCTATTTCTGCATGGCGCTGCCGATCATCGGCATCGCGCTGGCGATCTTCCCCGACCTGCACTGGGACGGCATGGCGATGGCCCTGCTCTGGTTCCCGGTGATCGTGCTCAATGCGATGTGGATCGCGGTGGTGTTCGGGATGATCGGCGCGCGCTTCCCCGACCTCAGCCAGTTCATCAACAACATCTTCATCTTCGCGTTCCTGTTCACACCGATCATCTGGTACGCCGACTCCATGCCGGCCGGCAGCCTGCGCGGGGCGGTCATGCGCCTGAACCCGCTGTTCCACATGGTCGAAGTGGTGCGCGCGCCGATCCTGGGCGAGATGATCGAGCCGTTCACCTACTACTACCTGATCGCGATGACGGTCGCGGGCTGGGCGGTCGCCGCGCTGCTGTACCGCCGTTACGCGCGCTTCGTGCCGCTGTGGATCTGA
- a CDS encoding sulfotransferase: MQLIVLGMHRSGTSVLARLLNLMGVYFGPEGISTGANEENPKGFWERKDVRQLNDNVLHAVGCDWNRVLELDVAALPKAVLDDFNKRASKLVLELDGHRPWLLKEPRLCLLLPLWRRFLEVPVGIHIYRNPVEVASSLHKRNKIPVPAGLGLWERYVRSALDASADMPRVVVSHRQLMQEPLDAVTRLAQDLELAGVPGLRMPSPREIEAFVQTDLYRERDSRQDLQVYAKAPQLALFRTLEAGKLPGPRNKPGAYTALAEYEAALPPLQPPSNEVKVTETSQGTLQGQLALREQEIKFVRELSSKYEADLKQRDAWLVRMEESQKQAQQEFQQARERISSLEPGIRARDERIKVLEAAHTADRDEVAKLQAGIRARDERIKVLEAAHSADREQIGKLEPGIRARDERIKVLEAAHSADREQIGKLEPGIRARDERIKVLEAAHEQDRAEVARLTGELRSGTAALERATGELAAARAAALELEAEIHKRDERIHAAGFQAEAARESVARLELGVQKRTAQLEILEKEATVLRAQYAKSEQAAAAARVQAEQALEAARVQAEQTLEAARVQAEQTLQAAKLRLKEKNEALTRQIQAITGELGGLRTQLKAKDTAMRELRELLRTREHENGLVAAARLKVERTLETRYAEIAKLSELVIARDQELARSAQELEASERKLQKQHQVSVQLENELAGIRRSRAFRVLNRVQSMSGRLGLSRKPLALLSHDATLLRQSDVFDSAWYLAQYRDVADSGIDPIEHFLRFGASELRNPGPGFDTAGYLKRNPDVSDSGLNPLLHYITHGKSEGRSPK, from the coding sequence ATGCAGTTGATCGTCCTGGGCATGCATCGTTCCGGCACCTCGGTGCTGGCCAGGCTGCTGAACCTGATGGGGGTGTACTTCGGTCCGGAGGGCATCAGTACCGGCGCGAACGAGGAAAACCCGAAGGGCTTCTGGGAGCGCAAGGACGTCCGGCAGCTCAATGACAACGTCCTGCATGCGGTCGGCTGCGACTGGAACCGGGTACTGGAGCTGGACGTGGCCGCCCTGCCCAAGGCGGTGTTGGACGATTTCAACAAGCGGGCTTCCAAGCTGGTCCTGGAGCTGGACGGGCACCGCCCATGGCTGCTGAAGGAACCGCGCCTGTGCCTGCTGCTGCCGCTGTGGCGCCGCTTCCTCGAAGTGCCCGTGGGCATCCACATCTACCGCAATCCGGTCGAAGTCGCCTCCAGCCTGCACAAGCGCAACAAGATCCCGGTCCCGGCCGGACTGGGCCTGTGGGAACGTTATGTCCGTTCGGCGCTGGACGCTTCGGCGGACATGCCCAGGGTCGTCGTGTCGCATCGGCAGCTGATGCAGGAGCCGCTCGACGCCGTCACCCGGCTGGCGCAGGACCTCGAGCTCGCCGGCGTGCCCGGACTGCGCATGCCCTCGCCGCGCGAGATCGAAGCGTTCGTGCAGACCGACCTGTACCGCGAACGCGATTCGCGACAGGACCTGCAGGTGTACGCCAAGGCGCCCCAGCTGGCGCTGTTCAGGACACTGGAAGCGGGCAAGCTGCCGGGTCCACGCAACAAGCCGGGCGCCTACACGGCGCTGGCCGAATACGAAGCGGCATTGCCGCCGCTGCAACCGCCATCCAACGAGGTCAAGGTGACGGAAACATCCCAGGGGACACTGCAGGGCCAACTGGCGCTGCGTGAGCAGGAAATCAAGTTCGTCCGCGAACTGTCGAGCAAGTACGAAGCCGACCTCAAGCAGCGCGATGCGTGGCTGGTGCGGATGGAGGAAAGCCAGAAGCAGGCGCAGCAGGAATTCCAGCAGGCGCGCGAGCGCATCAGCAGCCTGGAGCCGGGCATCCGCGCGCGCGACGAGCGGATCAAGGTGCTGGAGGCCGCCCACACCGCCGACCGCGATGAAGTCGCGAAGCTCCAGGCAGGCATCCGCGCGCGCGACGAGCGGATCAAGGTGCTGGAGGCCGCGCACAGCGCCGACCGCGAACAGATCGGCAAGCTCGAGCCCGGCATCCGCGCGCGCGACGAGCGGATCAAGGTGCTGGAGGCCGCGCACAGCGCCGACCGCGAACAGATCGGCAAGCTCGAGCCCGGCATCCGTGCGCGCGACGAGCGCATCAAGGTCCTGGAGGCGGCCCACGAACAGGACCGTGCCGAAGTCGCGCGCCTTACCGGTGAACTGCGCAGCGGCACCGCCGCGCTGGAGCGCGCGACCGGCGAACTGGCCGCCGCGCGGGCCGCGGCGCTGGAGCTTGAAGCAGAGATCCACAAGCGCGACGAACGCATCCACGCCGCGGGCTTCCAGGCCGAGGCCGCGCGCGAATCCGTGGCGCGGCTGGAGCTGGGGGTACAGAAGCGCACCGCACAGCTGGAAATCCTGGAGAAGGAAGCCACCGTCCTGCGCGCCCAGTACGCCAAGAGCGAACAGGCCGCCGCCGCCGCCCGCGTGCAGGCCGAACAGGCGCTCGAAGCCGCCCGCGTGCAGGCCGAACAGACGCTCGAAGCTGCCCGCGTGCAGGCCGAGCAGACGCTGCAAGCCGCCAAGCTCCGGCTCAAGGAAAAGAACGAGGCGCTCACGCGCCAGATCCAGGCCATCACCGGCGAACTGGGCGGCCTGCGCACCCAGCTCAAGGCCAAGGACACCGCGATGCGCGAGCTTCGCGAGCTGCTGCGCACCCGTGAGCACGAGAACGGCCTGGTGGCCGCCGCCCGCCTCAAGGTGGAACGCACGCTGGAAACGCGTTACGCCGAGATCGCCAAGCTCAGCGAGCTGGTGATCGCCCGCGACCAGGAGCTGGCGCGCAGCGCGCAGGAGCTGGAAGCATCGGAGCGCAAGCTGCAGAAGCAGCACCAGGTCAGCGTGCAGCTGGAGAACGAACTGGCCGGCATCCGGCGCAGCCGCGCCTTCCGTGTGCTCAACCGCGTCCAGTCGATGTCCGGACGCCTGGGCCTGTCGCGCAAGCCGCTCGCCCTGCTGTCGCATGACGCCACCCTGCTGCGCCAGTCGGACGTGTTCGATTCCGCGTGGTACCTGGCGCAGTACCGAGATGTCGCCGACAGCGGCATCGATCCGATCGAGCATTTCCTCCGCTTCGGCGCCTCCGAACTGCGCAATCCCGGCCCCGGTTTCGATACCGCCGGCTACCTCAAGCGCAATCCCGATGTGTCGGACTCCGGCCTGAACCCGCTCCTGCACTACATCACCCACGGCAAGTCCGAAGGCCGCAGTCCGAAATGA
- a CDS encoding pyridoxal-phosphate dependent enzyme yields the protein MPIHDSVLELIGATPIIKARRLDTGPCELYFKLESQNPGGSVKDRIGLSMIEGAERAGKIKPGDTLVEGTAGNTGIGLALVAQQKGYKLILVVPDKMSREKIFNLKAMGARVVLTRSDVAKGHPDYYQDMAERIARETPGAYFINQFGNPDNPAAHEFGTGPEILEQMAQVGGLDALVFGCGSSGTMTGLSRCFEQHSPHTELILADPVGSILEEYINRGTLSDKSASWMVEGIGEDFLPPISDFSRVKKAYAIPDKESFLTARQLLEKEGILGGSSTGTLLAAALRYCREQTTPKKVLTLVCDTGNKYMSKMYNDFWMLDNGFLEREPTGDLRDLILRPFSKRDTVVVGPADLLITAWQRMKLYDVSQLPVMDGEHIVGIVDESDVLLHVYGDEARFRDPVSTAMVSKLDKLDVHAPIESLLPVFDRGHVAIVMEADRFVGLITRIDLLNFLRRRVQ from the coding sequence ATGCCCATCCATGACTCCGTACTGGAACTGATCGGCGCCACGCCGATCATCAAGGCCCGCCGACTCGATACCGGCCCCTGCGAGCTGTACTTCAAGCTCGAATCGCAGAACCCCGGCGGCTCGGTCAAGGACCGCATCGGGCTGTCGATGATCGAGGGCGCGGAGCGGGCCGGGAAGATCAAGCCGGGCGACACGCTGGTGGAAGGCACCGCCGGCAACACCGGCATCGGCCTGGCGCTGGTCGCGCAGCAGAAGGGTTACAAGCTGATCCTGGTGGTCCCGGACAAGATGAGCCGGGAAAAGATCTTCAACCTCAAGGCGATGGGCGCCCGCGTCGTGCTGACCCGGTCGGACGTGGCCAAGGGCCATCCGGACTACTACCAGGACATGGCCGAGCGCATCGCCCGCGAAACCCCGGGCGCGTACTTCATCAACCAGTTCGGCAATCCCGACAACCCGGCCGCCCACGAGTTCGGCACCGGGCCGGAGATCCTGGAGCAGATGGCGCAGGTCGGCGGCCTGGACGCGCTGGTGTTCGGCTGCGGCAGTTCCGGGACGATGACGGGCCTGTCGCGCTGCTTCGAGCAGCACTCGCCGCACACCGAACTGATCCTGGCCGACCCGGTCGGCTCGATCCTCGAGGAATACATCAACCGCGGCACGTTGAGCGACAAGTCGGCCAGCTGGATGGTCGAGGGCATCGGTGAGGACTTCCTGCCGCCGATCTCCGATTTCAGCCGGGTGAAGAAGGCCTACGCCATCCCGGACAAGGAGAGCTTCCTCACCGCGCGCCAGCTGCTGGAGAAGGAAGGCATCCTGGGCGGTTCTTCCACCGGCACGCTGCTGGCGGCCGCGCTGCGCTACTGCCGCGAGCAGACCACGCCGAAGAAGGTGCTGACGCTGGTGTGCGATACCGGCAACAAGTACATGTCCAAGATGTACAACGACTTCTGGATGCTGGACAACGGCTTCCTGGAGCGCGAACCCACCGGCGACCTGCGCGACCTGATCCTGCGCCCGTTCTCCAAGCGCGACACGGTGGTGGTGGGCCCGGCGGACCTGCTGATCACCGCCTGGCAGCGCATGAAGCTGTACGACGTCAGCCAGCTGCCGGTGATGGACGGCGAGCACATCGTCGGCATCGTCGACGAGAGCGACGTGCTGCTGCATGTCTACGGCGACGAGGCGCGCTTCCGCGACCCGGTGTCCACCGCCATGGTCAGCAAACTCGACAAGCTCGATGTGCACGCCCCGATCGAATCGCTGCTGCCCGTGTTCGACCGCGGCCACGTGGCGATCGTGATGGAAGCCGACCGGTTCGTGGGGCTGATCACCCGGATCGACCTGCTGAACTTCCTGCGCCGCCGCGTGCAGTAG
- a CDS encoding YdcH family protein has product MFEEQPQQQIEALIRSNPEFRQLYQRHRDLDKRVMDAELGVLPIDDMTLGQMKREKLAAKDRLIRLYDSETH; this is encoded by the coding sequence ATGTTCGAAGAACAACCGCAGCAGCAGATCGAGGCGCTGATCCGTTCCAACCCGGAATTCCGTCAGCTCTATCAGCGCCACCGCGATCTGGACAAGAGGGTGATGGACGCAGAACTGGGCGTACTGCCGATCGACGATATGACCCTCGGCCAGATGAAGCGCGAGAAGCTTGCAGCGAAGGACCGTCTGATCCGCCTGTACGACTCGGAAACCCATTGA